Proteins encoded together in one Mycobacterium noviomagense window:
- a CDS encoding NUDIX hydrolase, with protein MTAPTDEQFVPLTPRPAATVMLVRDTPDGIAVFLMRRHSAMEFAAGVMVFPGGGVDDRDRNADIAWTGPAPSWWAQRFGIETDLAEALVCAAARETFEESGVLFAGPVDDKHGIVSDASVYGESRRALADGTLSFADFLRRENLVLRADLLRPWANWVTPEAERTRRYDTYFFVAALPEGQLADGENTESDRAGWTTPEAAIVDFAAGRTFLLPPTWTQLDSLAGHTVAEVLAVERRIVPVQPDLARKGDNWEIEFFDSDRYNQARGRRWP; from the coding sequence ATGACCGCACCGACGGACGAGCAGTTCGTTCCGTTGACACCGCGGCCCGCCGCGACCGTCATGCTGGTCCGTGACACCCCAGACGGCATCGCCGTCTTCCTCATGCGGCGGCACTCGGCGATGGAGTTCGCGGCCGGGGTCATGGTGTTTCCCGGCGGCGGCGTGGACGACCGCGACCGCAACGCCGACATCGCCTGGACCGGGCCGGCACCGAGCTGGTGGGCGCAGCGGTTCGGCATCGAGACCGACCTGGCCGAGGCGCTGGTATGCGCGGCCGCGCGGGAGACCTTCGAAGAATCCGGGGTGCTGTTCGCCGGGCCGGTCGACGACAAGCACGGCATCGTCAGCGACGCCTCGGTGTACGGCGAATCGCGCCGCGCGCTGGCCGACGGGACGCTGTCGTTCGCCGACTTCCTGCGACGGGAAAACCTGGTGCTGCGCGCCGATTTGCTGCGTCCGTGGGCGAACTGGGTCACCCCGGAAGCCGAACGCACCCGCCGCTACGACACCTACTTCTTCGTCGCAGCGCTACCCGAGGGGCAGCTCGCCGACGGGGAAAACACCGAATCCGACCGCGCCGGCTGGACCACGCCCGAGGCCGCCATCGTGGACTTCGCTGCCGGACGCACCTTCCTGCTACCGCCGACCTGGACCCAACTGGATTCGCTGGCCGGTCACACCGTCGCCGAGGTGCTGGCGGTCGAGCGCCGGATCGTCCCCGTACAGCCAGACCTGGCGCGCAAGGGCGACAACTGGGAAATCGAGTTCTTCGACTCCGATCGCTACAACCAGGCGCGTGGCCGGCGGTGGCCGTGA
- a CDS encoding enoyl-CoA hydratase, which translates to MSEFVSVYLGADHPGVATLVLSRPPTNAMTRQVYREIIAAAAELGRRDDVAAVILFGGHEIFSAGDDMPALRALSPQEAETWARVRHEAIEAVGAIPKPTVAAITGYALGAGLTLAFAADWRVSGDNAKFGATEILAGLIPDGAAMARLTRTLGPSRAKELVYSGRFFGAEEALMLGVIDEMVAPDDVYDAAAAWAGRFVEGPAHALAAAKAGVDDVFELSRSERLAAERRRYLEVFARTCHQDDG; encoded by the coding sequence GTGAGCGAGTTCGTCAGCGTCTACCTGGGGGCTGACCATCCCGGTGTGGCCACTCTGGTGTTGTCGCGGCCGCCCACCAACGCGATGACCCGCCAGGTGTATCGGGAGATCATTGCGGCGGCTGCCGAGTTGGGCCGGCGCGACGATGTGGCGGCGGTGATCCTGTTCGGCGGCCACGAGATCTTCTCCGCAGGCGACGACATGCCCGCGCTGCGGGCGCTGAGCCCTCAGGAGGCCGAGACCTGGGCGCGGGTGCGCCACGAGGCTATCGAGGCCGTCGGCGCCATACCCAAGCCCACTGTCGCTGCGATCACCGGCTACGCGCTGGGCGCCGGCCTGACCCTCGCCTTCGCCGCCGATTGGCGGGTGAGCGGGGACAACGCGAAGTTCGGGGCGACCGAGATCCTGGCCGGCCTGATTCCCGATGGCGCGGCGATGGCGCGGCTGACCCGCACGCTTGGGCCCAGCCGTGCCAAAGAACTGGTGTACAGCGGGCGTTTCTTCGGCGCCGAAGAGGCGTTGATGCTCGGCGTGATCGACGAGATGGTGGCACCCGACGACGTCTACGACGCGGCCGCGGCGTGGGCAGGCCGGTTCGTCGAAGGCCCGGCACACGCGCTGGCGGCTGCCAAAGCCGGCGTCGACGACGTCTTCGAGCTGAGTCGCTCCGAACGGCTCGCCGCTGAGCGGCGCCGCTACCTGGAGGTGTTCGCCCGCACCTGCCACCAAGACGACGGTTAG
- a CDS encoding class I SAM-dependent methyltransferase, translating to MTRSSKVAGEPSPQPHATAEQVEAARHDSKLAQVLYHDWEAENYDEKWSISYDQRCVDYARHCFDAVVPEEEIRVLPYDRALELGCGTGFFLLNLIQSGVARRGSVTDLSPGMVKVATRNGRSLGLEIDGRVADAEGIPYDDNTFDLVVGHAVLHHIPEVELSLREALRVLRPGGRFVFAGEPTTVGDRYARTLSTLTWRITTNVTRLPGLGGWRRPQAELDESSRAAALEALVDLHTFTPGELERMAVDAGAVQVQTATEEFSAAMLGWPLRTIEAAVPPGRLGWGWAKFAFTGWKTLSWVDANLWRRLVPKGWFYNVMVTGVKPS from the coding sequence ATGACGAGGAGTTCCAAAGTCGCCGGCGAACCGTCGCCCCAGCCGCACGCCACGGCCGAACAAGTAGAGGCGGCCCGCCACGACAGCAAGCTGGCCCAGGTGCTCTACCACGACTGGGAGGCCGAGAACTACGACGAGAAGTGGTCGATTTCTTACGACCAGCGCTGCGTGGACTACGCGCGGCACTGCTTCGATGCCGTCGTGCCAGAAGAGGAGATCCGCGTCCTGCCCTACGACCGGGCGCTTGAGTTAGGCTGCGGCACAGGGTTTTTCCTGCTCAACCTGATCCAGTCGGGGGTTGCCCGGCGCGGTTCGGTCACCGACCTGTCGCCGGGCATGGTCAAGGTCGCCACCCGTAACGGGCGGTCCCTGGGTTTGGAGATCGACGGCCGCGTCGCCGACGCCGAGGGCATTCCCTACGACGACAACACATTCGACTTGGTGGTGGGACACGCTGTGCTGCACCACATCCCAGAAGTCGAGCTGTCGTTGCGAGAGGCTCTCCGGGTGCTGCGGCCAGGAGGGCGGTTCGTATTCGCCGGCGAGCCGACCACCGTCGGCGACCGCTACGCTCGCACGTTATCCACGCTGACCTGGCGCATCACCACCAACGTCACCAGGTTGCCCGGCCTGGGCGGCTGGCGGCGCCCGCAAGCCGAACTCGACGAATCCTCACGCGCCGCCGCGCTGGAAGCTCTCGTCGACCTACACACCTTCACACCGGGCGAACTCGAGCGGATGGCCGTCGACGCCGGCGCCGTACAAGTTCAGACCGCCACCGAGGAGTTCAGCGCAGCGATGCTGGGCTGGCCGCTGCGCACCATCGAGGCGGCGGTGCCGCCCGGCCGGCTGGGCTGGGGTTGGGCCAAGTTCGCGTTCACCGGCTGGAAAACGCTGAGCTGGGTGGACGCCAACCTCTGGCGCCGGCTGGTGCCCAAGGGCTGGTTCTACAACGTCATGGTCACCGGGGTAAAGCCGTCCTGA
- the serB gene encoding phosphoserine phosphatase SerB: MSTPPKVSVLITVTGVDKPGVTSALFEVLAGHKVELLNVEQVVIRGRLTLGVLVSATLEAAEGKALREEVEAAVHAKGLDVTIERSDDLPVIREPSTHTIVVLGRPITADAFGAVAREVAALGVNIDVIRGVSDYPVTGLQLRVSVPPGVGGRLQAALTQVAFEQGVDIAVEDYSLERRAKRLIVFDVDSTLVQGEVIEMLAARVGAQDAVAAITEQAMRGELDFAASLQQRVATLAGLPAEVLDEVAEQLELTPGARTTLRTLRRLGYHIGVVSGGFRQIIEPLAHELMLDFVAANELEIADGKLTGRLVGPIIDRTGKAKALRDFAHQAGVPLEQTVAVGDGANDIDMLATAGLGVAFNAKPALREVADASLSYPYLDTVLFLLGVTRGEIEAADAVDGVLRRVEIPPE, encoded by the coding sequence GTGAGCACACCGCCGAAGGTGTCAGTGTTGATCACTGTCACCGGTGTTGACAAGCCAGGTGTGACGTCCGCGCTGTTCGAGGTGCTTGCCGGCCACAAGGTCGAGCTGCTCAACGTCGAGCAGGTGGTGATCCGCGGCCGGTTGACGCTGGGCGTACTGGTGTCCGCCACCCTGGAAGCCGCCGAGGGCAAAGCGCTGCGGGAAGAAGTCGAGGCCGCCGTTCACGCCAAGGGTCTCGACGTCACCATCGAGCGCAGCGACGACCTGCCGGTCATCCGCGAACCGTCGACGCACACCATCGTCGTACTCGGCCGGCCCATCACCGCCGACGCGTTCGGGGCGGTGGCGCGCGAAGTGGCCGCGCTGGGAGTCAACATCGACGTGATCCGCGGAGTCTCGGACTACCCGGTGACCGGCCTGCAGCTGCGTGTCTCGGTGCCGCCCGGTGTCGGGGGCCGGCTGCAGGCGGCGCTGACGCAGGTGGCCTTCGAGCAAGGCGTCGACATCGCGGTCGAGGACTACAGCTTGGAGCGACGCGCCAAACGGTTGATCGTGTTCGACGTCGACTCGACCCTCGTCCAAGGCGAGGTCATCGAGATGCTGGCCGCTCGGGTGGGCGCTCAAGACGCGGTCGCGGCGATCACCGAGCAAGCGATGCGCGGCGAACTCGATTTTGCGGCGTCGCTGCAGCAGCGGGTCGCCACCTTGGCGGGACTGCCCGCCGAGGTGCTCGACGAAGTCGCCGAGCAGCTGGAGCTGACCCCCGGCGCACGCACCACACTGCGCACCCTGCGGCGGCTGGGCTATCACATCGGCGTGGTATCGGGGGGTTTCCGGCAGATCATCGAACCGCTCGCGCACGAGCTGATGCTGGACTTCGTCGCCGCCAACGAACTGGAGATCGCCGACGGCAAACTCACCGGCCGGCTGGTCGGCCCGATCATCGACCGGACCGGAAAAGCCAAGGCGCTGCGGGATTTTGCGCACCAGGCCGGGGTGCCGCTGGAGCAGACCGTCGCCGTCGGCGACGGCGCCAACGACATCGACATGCTGGCCACGGCCGGCCTCGGGGTGGCGTTCAACGCCAAGCCCGCACTGCGCGAGGTCGCCGACGCCTCGCTGAGCTACCCCTACCTCGACACCGTGCTGTTTCTGCTGGGCGTCACCCGCGGCGAGATCGAGGCCGCCGACGCGGTCGACGGCGTGTTGCGACGGGTCGAAATCCCGCCCGAATAG
- a CDS encoding class I SAM-dependent methyltransferase — MVLQRHGHRGKAVLKFGLDDVAYLRSESGAAALQAVAGYAFAEATRVADIAAVRARFGERALVLVETTLLRRRSTAKLAGLCDVSTWLFTDEALQQATAGPVAKHRASRLAGRVVHDVTCSIGTELAALRAVAPRAVGSDIDPVRLAMAQHNLGNAVDLCRADALHPVTRDTAVVVDPSRRDSGRRRFDPRNYRPPLDQLLDVYRDRDLVVKCSPGIDFDRLQFDGEVEVTSYDGSVREACLWSAGLAESGVRRRASILDRCEQITDAEPDDCPVRPAGRWIIDPDGAVVRAGLVRHYGARHGLWQLDSQIAYLSGDQLPFGHRGFEVLEQLPFSKKRLRHALAARDCGPLEILVRGVDLDPDALRRRLRLGGSQPLSVVVTRIGSGSAGSATAFVCRASR, encoded by the coding sequence CTGGTTCTACAACGTCATGGTCACCGGGGTAAAGCCGTCCTGAAGTTCGGGCTCGACGACGTCGCCTACCTGCGATCGGAATCGGGCGCCGCGGCGCTGCAAGCGGTCGCCGGGTACGCGTTCGCCGAGGCCACCCGCGTCGCAGATATCGCCGCGGTGCGGGCCCGGTTCGGCGAGCGCGCGCTGGTGCTGGTGGAGACGACCCTGCTGCGCCGCCGGTCGACAGCCAAGCTGGCCGGGTTGTGCGACGTGTCGACCTGGCTGTTCACCGACGAGGCGCTGCAGCAGGCCACCGCGGGCCCGGTGGCGAAACACCGGGCTAGCCGGCTGGCCGGTCGCGTGGTGCACGACGTGACGTGCTCGATCGGGACGGAACTTGCTGCGCTGCGCGCCGTGGCGCCGCGGGCGGTGGGCAGCGACATCGACCCGGTACGGCTGGCGATGGCGCAGCACAACCTCGGGAACGCGGTCGACCTGTGCCGCGCCGACGCGCTACATCCGGTGACCCGCGACACCGCAGTGGTCGTCGACCCGAGCCGGCGCGACAGCGGTCGGCGGCGGTTTGACCCACGCAACTACCGGCCCCCACTCGATCAGCTGCTCGACGTCTACCGTGATCGGGATTTAGTCGTAAAGTGTTCTCCCGGAATCGATTTCGACCGCTTACAGTTCGACGGCGAGGTCGAGGTGACGTCGTATGACGGCAGCGTGCGAGAAGCCTGTCTGTGGTCGGCAGGGCTGGCCGAGTCGGGGGTGCGCCGCCGGGCCAGCATCCTTGACCGCTGCGAGCAGATCACTGATGCCGAGCCGGACGACTGCCCGGTGCGGCCCGCCGGGCGGTGGATCATCGACCCCGACGGCGCTGTGGTGCGCGCGGGCCTGGTCCGCCACTACGGCGCCCGGCACGGGCTGTGGCAACTCGACTCACAGATCGCCTATCTCTCCGGCGACCAGCTGCCTTTCGGGCACCGTGGCTTCGAGGTTCTCGAGCAGCTGCCGTTCAGCAAGAAGCGGCTGCGGCATGCGCTGGCCGCACGGGATTGCGGCCCGTTGGAGATCCTGGTGCGCGGTGTCGATCTGGACCCTGACGCGCTGCGGCGTCGGCTGCGGTTAGGCGGCAGCCAACCGCTGTCAGTGGTGGTGACCCGCATCGGCTCGGGGTCTGCGGGTAGTGCGACGGCGTTCGTTTGTCGTGCCTCGCGATAG
- a CDS encoding ABC transporter ATP-binding protein, translated as MPETGSDAVDPDLLIDFRRVSLRRGGRVLVGPVDWAVELDERWVIVGPNGAGKTSLLRIAAAAEHPSSGVAYVLGERLGRVDMTELRSRVGLSSSVLAQRIPGDEAVRDLVVSAGYAVLGRWRERYDDVDYNRAIDMLESLGAEHLADRTYDTLSEGERKRVLIARALMTDPELLLLDEPAAGLDLGGREELMARLTDLAADPDAPALVLVTHHVEEIPLGFSHCMLLSEGQVVAAGLLPYVLTAENLSAAFGQSIAVDVIDGRYFARRTRARAAHRRHL; from the coding sequence GTGCCCGAAACCGGAAGCGACGCAGTCGACCCTGATCTGCTCATCGACTTCAGACGCGTTTCGCTACGCCGGGGTGGACGTGTTCTGGTGGGCCCGGTGGACTGGGCAGTCGAGCTCGACGAACGCTGGGTGATCGTCGGACCCAACGGTGCGGGCAAGACGTCGCTGCTGCGGATCGCCGCCGCAGCCGAGCACCCGTCGTCGGGTGTCGCCTACGTGCTCGGCGAACGGCTGGGGCGGGTCGACATGACCGAGCTGCGTTCTCGTGTGGGGTTGAGCTCGTCGGTGTTGGCGCAACGGATTCCCGGCGACGAAGCGGTGCGCGACCTCGTCGTCTCGGCGGGCTATGCGGTATTGGGCCGATGGCGCGAACGCTACGACGACGTCGACTACAACCGTGCCATCGACATGCTCGAGAGTCTGGGCGCCGAACACCTGGCCGACCGCACTTACGACACGCTCTCGGAAGGTGAGCGCAAGCGCGTGCTGATCGCCCGAGCGTTGATGACCGACCCCGAGCTGCTCCTGCTCGATGAGCCGGCGGCGGGACTGGACTTGGGCGGGCGGGAAGAGCTGATGGCGCGGCTGACCGACCTGGCCGCCGACCCCGACGCCCCGGCGCTCGTCCTGGTCACCCACCACGTCGAGGAGATCCCCCTCGGCTTCAGCCACTGCATGCTGCTCTCCGAAGGGCAGGTGGTCGCAGCGGGCTTGCTGCCCTACGTGCTTACCGCCGAGAATCTTTCGGCGGCGTTCGGCCAGTCGATCGCCGTGGACGTCATCGACGGCCGCTACTTCGCCCGGCGGACCCGCGCCCGCGCAGCCCACCGGAGACACTTATGA